From Epinephelus lanceolatus isolate andai-2023 chromosome 2, ASM4190304v1, whole genome shotgun sequence, one genomic window encodes:
- the LOC144458848 gene encoding uncharacterized protein LOC144458848 isoform X2, which translates to MTERRRRKTPDKDAVEHIIRGEDKPFLEGRFINTFKGRGVFTQEYIEPKSFVVEYRGVLSLSAGADDKSKYIFDFMWNGKRYCIDASKEDGTLGRLVNDDHIQPNCNVKRIMVQGKPHLCLFAVKEIFPGEEITYNYGDSSWPWRSMAPGEEQSHPKLRESEPGSEKSQEVCSGRDLMTEVRAAPSTLKDDISQEVCSGRDLMTEVRAAPSTLKDDIAPGEEQSHPKLRESEPGSEKSQEVCSGRDLMTEVRAAPSTLKDDIAPGEEQSHPKLRESEPGSEKSQEVCSGRDLMTEVRAAPSTLKDDICHHSVTCSLVSCLDHCEDCTGPVSSLKWLGLTCKLCSRSWHKSCFFKNNQSLDVIPDEIISDSASSDGYSSGDLYIADTAPRSDGSNSEDVVTDTELFSNSEDLNLPHRKSGPVDSLSSQERTKTVLQPISCMEQEDKDASNSGRVGIDDDFIPDSEPCSDVDDPTTSNTQTLPRSTTESFSTETAVAPQVSSCTSKNYCYVCKTPQSKISRHLKKHEKVEPDIAEALSFPKNSKERKRLLEKLRNKGNYEHNQEVMSKHDGQLKLKRRPGPSKISVNAKTHVHCAYCKGLFIRKELWRHSRRCPSKMVSDTEAISKTKALVLADIAESTYSQAVSPGVWKILGKMRDDEVASVVRNDFLILQLGQSLYNKHGSDPTKFEYIRTKAREMGRLLLTLRKKYSIFSFEDAVKPNNFYKIIGAVREVAGYDEEKHSYCTPSLALKLGHSLKKIGDIILCRAIAAENENLIKAAERFTQLCTKEWAGQVSHTALATLSKSKYNKPSTIPFTEDVQLLHKHLEEKSAAAIADLKEHESPQAYAEVARVTLAQIILFNRRRAGEVSKMSLESFKKRDQTELHSDIAASLSPFEQKLAQHFSRVEIIGKRDRKVAVLLNPEAVSATTLLVEKRDACNVHKDNPFLFGRPQCPPMSYYRGQDCIRKFASMCGAKNPDNLRSTYLRKHIATVSQILNLKNNELDQLANFLGHDIRVHRDFYRLPEATIEMAKITKLLLAMEKGTLAKFQGKSLDEIELEDELDPELGDGDDDGDGDDDDYDGGVGDDASGDGGGDGSSVDDGGGGGGGSEGGGGGEGSGDDGDGVDGSGLSENQEVKMPEEVTSSSEKRKRMESTQDEAKSYKGQKKLCTTQSVVTSSKEVKSSRRCVKRPWSKAEVSAVMKHFKIHITKGHLASKLECEQCKRAEHPVLTDRTIQNIRDFVRNRGIMFKRNGGEIA; encoded by the exons CATAGACGCTTCAAAAGAGGATGGAACACTGGGACGACTAGTGAATGACGATCACATACAGCCCAACTGTAATGTCAAAAGAATAATGGTCCAAGGAAAGCCACACttgtgtctttttgctgtcaaGGAAATCTTTCCAGGCGAGGAGATCACATATAACTATGGCGATTCCTCTTGGCCATGGCGCTCAATG GCACCCGGTGAAGAACAATCTCACCCGAAGTTGAGAGAAAGTGAGCCAGGCTCAGAAAAG TCACAGGAGGTGTGCAGCGGTCGTGATTTGATGACAGAGGTCAGGGCAGCTCCGTCAACATTAAAGGATGACATT TCACAGGAGGTGTGCAGCGGTCGTGATTTGATGACAGAGGTCAGGGCAGCTCCGTCAACATTAAAGGATGACATT GCACCCGGTGAAGAACAATCTCACCCGAAGTTGAGAGAAAGTGAGCCAGGCTCAGAAAAG TCACAGGAGGTGTGCAGCGGTCGTGATTTGATGACAGAGGTCAGGGCAGCTCCGTCAACATTAAAGGATGACATT GCACCCGGTGAAGAACAATCTCACCCGAAGTTGAGAGAAAGTGAGCCAGGCTCAGAAAAG TCACAGGAGGTGTGCAGCGGTCGTGATTTGATGACAGAGGTCAGGGCAGCTCCGTCAACATTAAAGGATGACATT TGCCACCATAGTGTTACCTGCTCACTTGTCAGCTGTTTGGACCATTGTGAAGATTGCACAGGACCTGTCTCCAGTCTAAAATGGCTTGGTCTCACATGCAAAT TGTGTTCAAGATCCTGGCacaaatcctgctttttcaagAATAATCAATCGCTG GATGTTATACCCGATGAGATTATTTCTGACTCTGCAAGTAGTGATGGCTATTCCTCTGGTGATCTCTACATAGCTGACACCGCACCAAGGTCTGATGGATCCAACTCTGAAGATGTTGTAACTGACACTGAACTATTTAGTAATAGTGAGGATCTAAACCTACCACATCGCAAGAGTGGACCAGTTGACTCACTTTCTTCCCAGGAAAGGACAAAGACAGTCCTGCAACCTATATCCTGCATGGAACAGGAGGACAAGGATGCTTCCAACTCTGGCAGAGTTGGCATTGATGATGACTTCATACCTGATAGTGAACCCTGTTCTGATGTTGATGATCCTACTACAAGTAATACCCAGACTCTTCCAAGAAGTACAACAGAGTCTTTTTCTACTGAGACTGCAGTAGCACCACAGGTCTCTTCTTGCACATCAAAAAATTACTGCTATGTTTGCAAAACACCTCAGTCTAAAATATCTCGTCACCTTAAAAAGCATGAGAAAGTAGAGCCTGACATTGCTGAAGCACTCTCATTCCCTAAGAActcaaaagagagaaagaggttaCTTGAGAAGTTGCGGAACAAAGGTAATTATGAACATAATCAAGAAGTAATGAGTAAACATGATGGAcaattgaaattgaaaagaaGACCAGGACCATCAAAAATCTCGGTGAATGCCAAAACGCATGTGCACTGTGCATATTGTAAAGGCCTGTTTATCCGTAAAGAGCTATGGCGCCACTCGCGTAGATGCCCGTCAAAGATGGTCTCAGACACTGAAGCTATTTCTAAGACCAAAGCCTTAGTTCTGGCAGATATTGCAGAGTCAACATACAGCCAAGCAGTGTCCCCTGGAGTGTGGAAGATCCTTGGAAAGATGAGGGACGATGAGGTAGCATCTGTAGTCCGTAATGACTTCCTCATATTGCAACTGGGCCAGTCTCTCTACAACAAGCATGGGAGTGATCCAACAAAATTTGAGTACATCAGAACAAAGGCTCGGGAAATGGGCAGACTGTTGTTAAccttaagaaaaaaatattctatatTTAGCTTCGAAGATGCTGTAAAACCAAACAATTTTTACAAAATCATTGGAGCTGTCAGAGAAGTTGCTGGATATGATGAAGAGAAGCACTCCTATTGTACACCCAGTCTTGCCCTGAAATTGGGACACTCGCTGAAGAAGATTGGTGACATTATTCTCTGCAGGGCCATCGCAGCAGAGAATGAAAATTTGATTAAAGCAGCGGAACGATTTACACAACTCTGCACAAAAGAATGGGCAGGACAAGTCTCCCACACTGCACTGGCTACTTTGAGCAAGTCAAAGTACAATAAACCATCCACCATACCATTCACAGAGGATGTGCAGCTTTTGCAcaagcacctggaggaaaaatCGGCTGCCGCCATCGCAGACCTGAAAGAGCATGAGTCTCCACAGGCGTATGCAGAAGTTGCTAGGGTGACACTTGCTCAGATCATCCTCTTTAATAGACGTCGTGCAGGAGAAGTCTCAaaaatgtcacttgagtcaTTCAAGAAAAGAGACCAGACTGAGCTCCATAGTGACATAGCTGCTAGCCTGTCACCGTTTGAACAAAAGTTAGCCCAGCACTTCAGCAGGGTAGAAATTATCGGCAAAAGAGATAGGAAAGTTGCTGTTTTGTTAAACCCTGAGGCTGTCAGTGCAACAACACTTCTTGTAGAGAAAAGAGACGCATGTAACGTGCATAAGGATAATCCCTTCCTATTTGGACGACCACAGTGCCCCCCCATGAGCTACTACAGGGGACAGGACTGCATAAGAAAGTTTGCAAGTATGTGTGGTGCAAAGAATCCTGATAATCTGAGGTCTACATATCTTCGCAAGCACATTGCAACAGTGTCCCAAATACTCAACCTCAAGAACAATGAGCTGGACCAACTGGCCAACTTTTTGGGCCACGATATACGAGTCCACAGAGACTTTTATCGTCTGCCGGAGGCAACTATAGAAATGGCAAAAATCACAAAGCTTCTACTTGCAATGGAGAAAGGAACTCTTGCAAAATTCCAGGGAAAGTCTCTTGACGAGATTGAGCTTGAAG ACGAATTGGACCCAGAGCtgggtgatggtgatgacgaTGGCGATGGTGATGACGATGATTACGATGGCGGTGTTGGCGACGATGCCAGTGGTGATGGCGGTGGTGATGGCAGTAGTGTTGACGATGGCGGTGGAGGCGGTGGAGGCAGTGAAGGCGGTGGAGGTGGTGAAGGCAGTGGAGATGACGGAGATGGAGTTGATGGGTCCGGACTAAGTG AAAATCAAGAAGTGAAGATGCCTGAAGAGGTCACGAGCTCCTCTG agaaaagaaaaagaatggaATCTACCCAGGATGAGGCCAAGAGTTACAAAG GGCAAAAGAAACTGTGTACAACCCAGAGTGTGGTAACCAGCTCCAAAG AGGTCAAATCGTCAAGAAGATGTGTGAAAAGGCCATGGAGCAAGGCTGAAGTCAGTGCTGTTATGAAACACTTCAAAATACATATCACGAAAGGACACCTTGCATCAAAGTTGGAGTGTGAGCAGTGCAAGCGCGCTGAGCACCCTGTTTTGACAGACAGAACTATTCAAAACATTCGCGATTTTGTGAGAAACAGGGGTATTATGTTCAAACGAAATGGGGGCGAAATAGCCTGA
- the LOC144458848 gene encoding uncharacterized protein LOC144458848 isoform X3 produces MTERRRRKTPDKDAVEHIIRGEDKPFLEGRFINTFKGRGVFTQEYIEPKSFVVEYRGVLSLSAGADDKSKYIFDFMWNGKRYCIDASKEDGTLGRLVNDDHIQPNCNVKRIMVQGKPHLCLFAVKEIFPGEEITYNYGDSSWPWRSMAPGEEQSHPKLRESEPGSEKSQEVCSGRDLMTEVRAAPSTLKDDIAPGEEQSHPKLRESEPGSEKSQEVCSGRDLMTEVRAAPSTLKDDIAPGEEQSHPKLRESEPGSEKSQEVCSGRDLMTEVRAAPSTLKDDISQEVCSGRDLMTEVRAAPSTLKDDICHHSVTCSLVSCLDHCEDCTGPVSSLKWLGLTCKLCSRSWHKSCFFKNNQSLDVIPDEIISDSASSDGYSSGDLYIADTAPRSDGSNSEDVVTDTELFSNSEDLNLPHRKSGPVDSLSSQERTKTVLQPISCMEQEDKDASNSGRVGIDDDFIPDSEPCSDVDDPTTSNTQTLPRSTTESFSTETAVAPQVSSCTSKNYCYVCKTPQSKISRHLKKHEKVEPDIAEALSFPKNSKERKRLLEKLRNKGNYEHNQEVMSKHDGQLKLKRRPGPSKISVNAKTHVHCAYCKGLFIRKELWRHSRRCPSKMVSDTEAISKTKALVLADIAESTYSQAVSPGVWKILGKMRDDEVASVVRNDFLILQLGQSLYNKHGSDPTKFEYIRTKAREMGRLLLTLRKKYSIFSFEDAVKPNNFYKIIGAVREVAGYDEEKHSYCTPSLALKLGHSLKKIGDIILCRAIAAENENLIKAAERFTQLCTKEWAGQVSHTALATLSKSKYNKPSTIPFTEDVQLLHKHLEEKSAAAIADLKEHESPQAYAEVARVTLAQIILFNRRRAGEVSKMSLESFKKRDQTELHSDIAASLSPFEQKLAQHFSRVEIIGKRDRKVAVLLNPEAVSATTLLVEKRDACNVHKDNPFLFGRPQCPPMSYYRGQDCIRKFASMCGAKNPDNLRSTYLRKHIATVSQILNLKNNELDQLANFLGHDIRVHRDFYRLPEATIEMAKITKLLLAMEKGTLAKFQGKSLDEIELEDELDPELGDGDDDGDGDDDDYDGGVGDDASGDGGGDGSSVDDGGGGGGGSEGGGGGEGSGDDGDGVDGSGLSENQEVKMPEEVTSSSEKRKRMESTQDEAKSYKGQKKLCTTQSVVTSSKEVKSSRRCVKRPWSKAEVSAVMKHFKIHITKGHLASKLECEQCKRAEHPVLTDRTIQNIRDFVRNRGIMFKRNGGEIA; encoded by the exons CATAGACGCTTCAAAAGAGGATGGAACACTGGGACGACTAGTGAATGACGATCACATACAGCCCAACTGTAATGTCAAAAGAATAATGGTCCAAGGAAAGCCACACttgtgtctttttgctgtcaaGGAAATCTTTCCAGGCGAGGAGATCACATATAACTATGGCGATTCCTCTTGGCCATGGCGCTCAATG GCACCCGGTGAAGAACAATCTCACCCGAAGTTGAGAGAAAGTGAGCCAGGCTCAGAAAAG TCACAGGAGGTGTGCAGCGGTCGTGATTTGATGACAGAGGTCAGGGCAGCTCCGTCAACATTAAAGGATGACATT GCACCCGGTGAAGAACAATCTCACCCGAAGTTGAGAGAAAGTGAGCCAGGCTCAGAAAAG TCACAGGAGGTGTGCAGCGGTCGTGATTTGATGACAGAGGTCAGGGCAGCTCCGTCAACATTAAAGGATGACATT GCACCCGGTGAAGAACAATCTCACCCGAAGTTGAGAGAAAGTGAGCCAGGCTCAGAAAAG TCACAGGAGGTGTGCAGCGGTCGTGATTTGATGACAGAGGTCAGGGCAGCTCCGTCAACATTAAAGGATGACATT TCACAGGAGGTGTGCAGCGGTCGTGATTTGATGACAGAGGTCAGGGCAGCTCCGTCAACATTAAAGGATGACATT TGCCACCATAGTGTTACCTGCTCACTTGTCAGCTGTTTGGACCATTGTGAAGATTGCACAGGACCTGTCTCCAGTCTAAAATGGCTTGGTCTCACATGCAAAT TGTGTTCAAGATCCTGGCacaaatcctgctttttcaagAATAATCAATCGCTG GATGTTATACCCGATGAGATTATTTCTGACTCTGCAAGTAGTGATGGCTATTCCTCTGGTGATCTCTACATAGCTGACACCGCACCAAGGTCTGATGGATCCAACTCTGAAGATGTTGTAACTGACACTGAACTATTTAGTAATAGTGAGGATCTAAACCTACCACATCGCAAGAGTGGACCAGTTGACTCACTTTCTTCCCAGGAAAGGACAAAGACAGTCCTGCAACCTATATCCTGCATGGAACAGGAGGACAAGGATGCTTCCAACTCTGGCAGAGTTGGCATTGATGATGACTTCATACCTGATAGTGAACCCTGTTCTGATGTTGATGATCCTACTACAAGTAATACCCAGACTCTTCCAAGAAGTACAACAGAGTCTTTTTCTACTGAGACTGCAGTAGCACCACAGGTCTCTTCTTGCACATCAAAAAATTACTGCTATGTTTGCAAAACACCTCAGTCTAAAATATCTCGTCACCTTAAAAAGCATGAGAAAGTAGAGCCTGACATTGCTGAAGCACTCTCATTCCCTAAGAActcaaaagagagaaagaggttaCTTGAGAAGTTGCGGAACAAAGGTAATTATGAACATAATCAAGAAGTAATGAGTAAACATGATGGAcaattgaaattgaaaagaaGACCAGGACCATCAAAAATCTCGGTGAATGCCAAAACGCATGTGCACTGTGCATATTGTAAAGGCCTGTTTATCCGTAAAGAGCTATGGCGCCACTCGCGTAGATGCCCGTCAAAGATGGTCTCAGACACTGAAGCTATTTCTAAGACCAAAGCCTTAGTTCTGGCAGATATTGCAGAGTCAACATACAGCCAAGCAGTGTCCCCTGGAGTGTGGAAGATCCTTGGAAAGATGAGGGACGATGAGGTAGCATCTGTAGTCCGTAATGACTTCCTCATATTGCAACTGGGCCAGTCTCTCTACAACAAGCATGGGAGTGATCCAACAAAATTTGAGTACATCAGAACAAAGGCTCGGGAAATGGGCAGACTGTTGTTAAccttaagaaaaaaatattctatatTTAGCTTCGAAGATGCTGTAAAACCAAACAATTTTTACAAAATCATTGGAGCTGTCAGAGAAGTTGCTGGATATGATGAAGAGAAGCACTCCTATTGTACACCCAGTCTTGCCCTGAAATTGGGACACTCGCTGAAGAAGATTGGTGACATTATTCTCTGCAGGGCCATCGCAGCAGAGAATGAAAATTTGATTAAAGCAGCGGAACGATTTACACAACTCTGCACAAAAGAATGGGCAGGACAAGTCTCCCACACTGCACTGGCTACTTTGAGCAAGTCAAAGTACAATAAACCATCCACCATACCATTCACAGAGGATGTGCAGCTTTTGCAcaagcacctggaggaaaaatCGGCTGCCGCCATCGCAGACCTGAAAGAGCATGAGTCTCCACAGGCGTATGCAGAAGTTGCTAGGGTGACACTTGCTCAGATCATCCTCTTTAATAGACGTCGTGCAGGAGAAGTCTCAaaaatgtcacttgagtcaTTCAAGAAAAGAGACCAGACTGAGCTCCATAGTGACATAGCTGCTAGCCTGTCACCGTTTGAACAAAAGTTAGCCCAGCACTTCAGCAGGGTAGAAATTATCGGCAAAAGAGATAGGAAAGTTGCTGTTTTGTTAAACCCTGAGGCTGTCAGTGCAACAACACTTCTTGTAGAGAAAAGAGACGCATGTAACGTGCATAAGGATAATCCCTTCCTATTTGGACGACCACAGTGCCCCCCCATGAGCTACTACAGGGGACAGGACTGCATAAGAAAGTTTGCAAGTATGTGTGGTGCAAAGAATCCTGATAATCTGAGGTCTACATATCTTCGCAAGCACATTGCAACAGTGTCCCAAATACTCAACCTCAAGAACAATGAGCTGGACCAACTGGCCAACTTTTTGGGCCACGATATACGAGTCCACAGAGACTTTTATCGTCTGCCGGAGGCAACTATAGAAATGGCAAAAATCACAAAGCTTCTACTTGCAATGGAGAAAGGAACTCTTGCAAAATTCCAGGGAAAGTCTCTTGACGAGATTGAGCTTGAAG ACGAATTGGACCCAGAGCtgggtgatggtgatgacgaTGGCGATGGTGATGACGATGATTACGATGGCGGTGTTGGCGACGATGCCAGTGGTGATGGCGGTGGTGATGGCAGTAGTGTTGACGATGGCGGTGGAGGCGGTGGAGGCAGTGAAGGCGGTGGAGGTGGTGAAGGCAGTGGAGATGACGGAGATGGAGTTGATGGGTCCGGACTAAGTG AAAATCAAGAAGTGAAGATGCCTGAAGAGGTCACGAGCTCCTCTG agaaaagaaaaagaatggaATCTACCCAGGATGAGGCCAAGAGTTACAAAG GGCAAAAGAAACTGTGTACAACCCAGAGTGTGGTAACCAGCTCCAAAG AGGTCAAATCGTCAAGAAGATGTGTGAAAAGGCCATGGAGCAAGGCTGAAGTCAGTGCTGTTATGAAACACTTCAAAATACATATCACGAAAGGACACCTTGCATCAAAGTTGGAGTGTGAGCAGTGCAAGCGCGCTGAGCACCCTGTTTTGACAGACAGAACTATTCAAAACATTCGCGATTTTGTGAGAAACAGGGGTATTATGTTCAAACGAAATGGGGGCGAAATAGCCTGA
- the LOC144458848 gene encoding uncharacterized protein LOC144458848 isoform X1, giving the protein MTERRRRKTPDKDAVEHIIRGEDKPFLEGRFINTFKGRGVFTQEYIEPKSFVVEYRGVLSLSAGADDKSKYIFDFMWNGKRYCIDASKEDGTLGRLVNDDHIQPNCNVKRIMVQGKPHLCLFAVKEIFPGEEITYNYGDSSWPWRSMAPGEEQSHPKLRESEPGSEKSQEVCSGRDLMTEVRAAPSTLKDDIAPGEEQSHPKLRESEPGSEKSQEVCSGRDLMTEVRAAPSTLKDDIAPGEEQSHPKLRESEPGSEKSQEVCSGRDLMTEVRAAPSTLKDDIAPGEEQSHPKLRESEPGSEKSQEVCSGRDLMTEVRAAPSTLKDDICHHSVTCSLVSCLDHCEDCTGPVSSLKWLGLTCKLCSRSWHKSCFFKNNQSLDVIPDEIISDSASSDGYSSGDLYIADTAPRSDGSNSEDVVTDTELFSNSEDLNLPHRKSGPVDSLSSQERTKTVLQPISCMEQEDKDASNSGRVGIDDDFIPDSEPCSDVDDPTTSNTQTLPRSTTESFSTETAVAPQVSSCTSKNYCYVCKTPQSKISRHLKKHEKVEPDIAEALSFPKNSKERKRLLEKLRNKGNYEHNQEVMSKHDGQLKLKRRPGPSKISVNAKTHVHCAYCKGLFIRKELWRHSRRCPSKMVSDTEAISKTKALVLADIAESTYSQAVSPGVWKILGKMRDDEVASVVRNDFLILQLGQSLYNKHGSDPTKFEYIRTKAREMGRLLLTLRKKYSIFSFEDAVKPNNFYKIIGAVREVAGYDEEKHSYCTPSLALKLGHSLKKIGDIILCRAIAAENENLIKAAERFTQLCTKEWAGQVSHTALATLSKSKYNKPSTIPFTEDVQLLHKHLEEKSAAAIADLKEHESPQAYAEVARVTLAQIILFNRRRAGEVSKMSLESFKKRDQTELHSDIAASLSPFEQKLAQHFSRVEIIGKRDRKVAVLLNPEAVSATTLLVEKRDACNVHKDNPFLFGRPQCPPMSYYRGQDCIRKFASMCGAKNPDNLRSTYLRKHIATVSQILNLKNNELDQLANFLGHDIRVHRDFYRLPEATIEMAKITKLLLAMEKGTLAKFQGKSLDEIELEDELDPELGDGDDDGDGDDDDYDGGVGDDASGDGGGDGSSVDDGGGGGGGSEGGGGGEGSGDDGDGVDGSGLSENQEVKMPEEVTSSSEKRKRMESTQDEAKSYKGQKKLCTTQSVVTSSKEVKSSRRCVKRPWSKAEVSAVMKHFKIHITKGHLASKLECEQCKRAEHPVLTDRTIQNIRDFVRNRGIMFKRNGGEIA; this is encoded by the exons CATAGACGCTTCAAAAGAGGATGGAACACTGGGACGACTAGTGAATGACGATCACATACAGCCCAACTGTAATGTCAAAAGAATAATGGTCCAAGGAAAGCCACACttgtgtctttttgctgtcaaGGAAATCTTTCCAGGCGAGGAGATCACATATAACTATGGCGATTCCTCTTGGCCATGGCGCTCAATG GCACCCGGTGAAGAACAATCTCACCCGAAGTTGAGAGAAAGTGAGCCAGGCTCAGAAAAG TCACAGGAGGTGTGCAGCGGTCGTGATTTGATGACAGAGGTCAGGGCAGCTCCGTCAACATTAAAGGATGACATT GCACCCGGTGAAGAACAATCTCACCCGAAGTTGAGAGAAAGTGAGCCAGGCTCAGAAAAG TCACAGGAGGTGTGCAGCGGTCGTGATTTGATGACAGAGGTCAGGGCAGCTCCGTCAACATTAAAGGATGACATT GCACCCGGTGAAGAACAATCTCACCCGAAGTTGAGAGAAAGTGAGCCAGGCTCAGAAAAG TCACAGGAGGTGTGCAGCGGTCGTGATTTGATGACAGAGGTCAGGGCAGCTCCGTCAACATTAAAGGATGACATT GCACCCGGTGAAGAACAATCTCACCCGAAGTTGAGAGAAAGTGAGCCAGGCTCAGAAAAG TCACAGGAGGTGTGCAGCGGTCGTGATTTGATGACAGAGGTCAGGGCAGCTCCGTCAACATTAAAGGATGACATT TGCCACCATAGTGTTACCTGCTCACTTGTCAGCTGTTTGGACCATTGTGAAGATTGCACAGGACCTGTCTCCAGTCTAAAATGGCTTGGTCTCACATGCAAAT TGTGTTCAAGATCCTGGCacaaatcctgctttttcaagAATAATCAATCGCTG GATGTTATACCCGATGAGATTATTTCTGACTCTGCAAGTAGTGATGGCTATTCCTCTGGTGATCTCTACATAGCTGACACCGCACCAAGGTCTGATGGATCCAACTCTGAAGATGTTGTAACTGACACTGAACTATTTAGTAATAGTGAGGATCTAAACCTACCACATCGCAAGAGTGGACCAGTTGACTCACTTTCTTCCCAGGAAAGGACAAAGACAGTCCTGCAACCTATATCCTGCATGGAACAGGAGGACAAGGATGCTTCCAACTCTGGCAGAGTTGGCATTGATGATGACTTCATACCTGATAGTGAACCCTGTTCTGATGTTGATGATCCTACTACAAGTAATACCCAGACTCTTCCAAGAAGTACAACAGAGTCTTTTTCTACTGAGACTGCAGTAGCACCACAGGTCTCTTCTTGCACATCAAAAAATTACTGCTATGTTTGCAAAACACCTCAGTCTAAAATATCTCGTCACCTTAAAAAGCATGAGAAAGTAGAGCCTGACATTGCTGAAGCACTCTCATTCCCTAAGAActcaaaagagagaaagaggttaCTTGAGAAGTTGCGGAACAAAGGTAATTATGAACATAATCAAGAAGTAATGAGTAAACATGATGGAcaattgaaattgaaaagaaGACCAGGACCATCAAAAATCTCGGTGAATGCCAAAACGCATGTGCACTGTGCATATTGTAAAGGCCTGTTTATCCGTAAAGAGCTATGGCGCCACTCGCGTAGATGCCCGTCAAAGATGGTCTCAGACACTGAAGCTATTTCTAAGACCAAAGCCTTAGTTCTGGCAGATATTGCAGAGTCAACATACAGCCAAGCAGTGTCCCCTGGAGTGTGGAAGATCCTTGGAAAGATGAGGGACGATGAGGTAGCATCTGTAGTCCGTAATGACTTCCTCATATTGCAACTGGGCCAGTCTCTCTACAACAAGCATGGGAGTGATCCAACAAAATTTGAGTACATCAGAACAAAGGCTCGGGAAATGGGCAGACTGTTGTTAAccttaagaaaaaaatattctatatTTAGCTTCGAAGATGCTGTAAAACCAAACAATTTTTACAAAATCATTGGAGCTGTCAGAGAAGTTGCTGGATATGATGAAGAGAAGCACTCCTATTGTACACCCAGTCTTGCCCTGAAATTGGGACACTCGCTGAAGAAGATTGGTGACATTATTCTCTGCAGGGCCATCGCAGCAGAGAATGAAAATTTGATTAAAGCAGCGGAACGATTTACACAACTCTGCACAAAAGAATGGGCAGGACAAGTCTCCCACACTGCACTGGCTACTTTGAGCAAGTCAAAGTACAATAAACCATCCACCATACCATTCACAGAGGATGTGCAGCTTTTGCAcaagcacctggaggaaaaatCGGCTGCCGCCATCGCAGACCTGAAAGAGCATGAGTCTCCACAGGCGTATGCAGAAGTTGCTAGGGTGACACTTGCTCAGATCATCCTCTTTAATAGACGTCGTGCAGGAGAAGTCTCAaaaatgtcacttgagtcaTTCAAGAAAAGAGACCAGACTGAGCTCCATAGTGACATAGCTGCTAGCCTGTCACCGTTTGAACAAAAGTTAGCCCAGCACTTCAGCAGGGTAGAAATTATCGGCAAAAGAGATAGGAAAGTTGCTGTTTTGTTAAACCCTGAGGCTGTCAGTGCAACAACACTTCTTGTAGAGAAAAGAGACGCATGTAACGTGCATAAGGATAATCCCTTCCTATTTGGACGACCACAGTGCCCCCCCATGAGCTACTACAGGGGACAGGACTGCATAAGAAAGTTTGCAAGTATGTGTGGTGCAAAGAATCCTGATAATCTGAGGTCTACATATCTTCGCAAGCACATTGCAACAGTGTCCCAAATACTCAACCTCAAGAACAATGAGCTGGACCAACTGGCCAACTTTTTGGGCCACGATATACGAGTCCACAGAGACTTTTATCGTCTGCCGGAGGCAACTATAGAAATGGCAAAAATCACAAAGCTTCTACTTGCAATGGAGAAAGGAACTCTTGCAAAATTCCAGGGAAAGTCTCTTGACGAGATTGAGCTTGAAG ACGAATTGGACCCAGAGCtgggtgatggtgatgacgaTGGCGATGGTGATGACGATGATTACGATGGCGGTGTTGGCGACGATGCCAGTGGTGATGGCGGTGGTGATGGCAGTAGTGTTGACGATGGCGGTGGAGGCGGTGGAGGCAGTGAAGGCGGTGGAGGTGGTGAAGGCAGTGGAGATGACGGAGATGGAGTTGATGGGTCCGGACTAAGTG AAAATCAAGAAGTGAAGATGCCTGAAGAGGTCACGAGCTCCTCTG agaaaagaaaaagaatggaATCTACCCAGGATGAGGCCAAGAGTTACAAAG GGCAAAAGAAACTGTGTACAACCCAGAGTGTGGTAACCAGCTCCAAAG AGGTCAAATCGTCAAGAAGATGTGTGAAAAGGCCATGGAGCAAGGCTGAAGTCAGTGCTGTTATGAAACACTTCAAAATACATATCACGAAAGGACACCTTGCATCAAAGTTGGAGTGTGAGCAGTGCAAGCGCGCTGAGCACCCTGTTTTGACAGACAGAACTATTCAAAACATTCGCGATTTTGTGAGAAACAGGGGTATTATGTTCAAACGAAATGGGGGCGAAATAGCCTGA